Proteins encoded in a region of the Thunnus thynnus chromosome 8, fThuThy2.1, whole genome shotgun sequence genome:
- the tbc1d23 gene encoding TBC1 domain family member 23 isoform X1, translating to MADAVEEALQGSWDQDLAEALDSGGSDMEMERSIIQVQESSAQHRAKMWKIALNVSGKGDSLSPWDGVLDLPEQTLIHNRSQQLIDQLEVSEEERSDMVSDVESVITFYCKSRNITFTPELSWPHLLKPLLGLQLPRSDLYNCFYAIMNKYIPRDCVPNGRPFHLYRLLLQYHEPELCSFLDTKKITPDSYAINWMGSLFSSHCLPDVTQALWDSYLQQADPFFIFFLMLIILVNAKETILAQEGDSKENIIKMLEASPSLLEGEDIEDLFSLAQYYQSKTPLSLRKMNQNLFGSSLVALKEEDTDLSQALCLPVSVPEILQANQQQQDGVRFFVVDCRPAEQYNAGHLSTAFHLDSDLMLQNPSEFALSVKSLLEAQKQSLESGSIASGEHLCFMGSGREEEDMYMNMVLAHFLQKNKEYVSIAKGGFMALQQHLVDMNVEGLDSSYVHWIVSTSGSHSSLSSADGDSLSSPGDGKGVKSLVNKMTFALKSKSVNVKEKMISFIENTSTPVDRISFNLPWPEKVIPDRHVSSSDRVGKPYRGVKPVFSIGDEEEYDTDEIDSSSMSDDDRKEIVNIQTWINKPDVKHHIPCNEVKETGHMFPSHLLITATHMYCLREIASRKGFAYIQSRQALNSVVKITSKKKHPELITFKFGSNNSAGVEILAVERYLIPNAGDATKVIKQQIMKVLDALESS from the exons ATCGCTCTAAATGTCTCCGGCAAAGGAGACAGCCTGTCTCCCTGGGATGGTGTCCTCGATTTACCCGAACAGACCCTCATTCACAACCGCAGCCAGCAGCTGATTG ACCAGCTGGAAGtatcagaggaggagaggagcgaCATGGTGTCCGATGTTGAGTCAGTCATCACTTTCTACTGCAAGTCCCGCAACATTACCTTCACCCCGGAGCTGAGCTGGCCGCACCTGCTCAAACCACTACTGGGGCTTCAGCTTCCCCGCAGCGACCTCTACAACTGCTTCTACGCCATCATGAACAAATACATCCCCAG GGACTGTGTGCCGAACGGCCGCCCCTTCCACCTATACAGACTACTGCTGCAGTACCACGAGCCAGAGCTCTGCTCCTTCTTGGACACCAAAAAGATCACACCTGACTCCTACGCCATCAACTGG ATGGGCAGTCTGTTTTCCAGCCACTGCCTTCCTGACGTCACCCAGGCCTTGTGGGACTCCTACCTCCAGCAGGCTGAccctttcttcatcttcttcctcaTGCTCATCATCCTCGTCAATGCCAA AGAGACCATCCTTGCACAAGAAGGAGACAGCAAAGAGAACATCATCA AAATGCTGGAAGCATCTCCATCCCTTCTGGAAGGTGAAGACATTGAAGATTTGTTTTCTCTGGCGCAGTATTACCAGAGCAAGACCCCTTTGTCTCTCAGAAAG ATGAACCAGAATCTGTTTGGTAGCAGCCTGGTGGCTCTGAAAGAAGAGGACACAGACCTGAGTCAGGCATTGTGTCTCCCCGTGTCTGTCCCCGAAATTCTGCAGgccaaccagcagcagcag GATGGGGTACGCTTCTTCGTGGTGGATTGTCGGCCCGCTGAGCAGTACAACGCGGGGCACCTGTCCACTGCCTTTCACCTGGACTCTGACCTG ATGCTCCAGAACCCATCTGAGTTTGCTCTCTCTGTGAAGTCGCTCTTGGAGGCACAGAAGCAGTCTTTGGAGTCAGGCTCCATCGCCAGTGGAGAGCACTTGTGCTTCATGGGCagtgggagagaggaggaggacatgtACATGAACATGGTGTTGGCCCATTTCCTGCAG aaaaacaaagaatacGTCAGCATTGCTAAAGGAGGTTTCATGG CTCTCCAGCAGCATCTGGTAGACATGAACGTCGAGGGCCTCGACTCCTCGTACGTCCACTGGATTGTCAGCACGTCGGGATCTCACAGCAGCCTCAGCTCTGCAGAT GGAGATTCTCTGAGCAGCCCTGGAGACGGTAAAGGAGTCAAGTCTTTGGTCAACAAAATGACGTTTGCTCTCAAGTCCAAGTCGGTAAACGTAAAGGAGAAGATGATCAGCTTCATTGAGAACACCTCCACTCCTGTAGACAG AATATCTTTCAATCTGCCCTGGCCAGAGAAGGTGATTCCTGATCG GCATGTAAGCAGCAGCGACCGTGTTGGCAAACCTTACCGGGGGGTGAAGCCTGTTTTCAGTATCGGTGACGAGGAGGAGTATGACACAG ATGAGATTGACAGCTCATCCATGTCAGACGATGACAGGAAGGAGATTGTCAACATTCAGACCTGGATAAACAAACCAGATGTAAAGCATCACATTCCGTGCAATGAGGTGAAAGAAACCGGTCACATGTTCCCGAG CCACCTGTTAATCACAGCCACTCACATGTACTGCCTGAGGGAGATCGCCTCAAGGAAAGGCTTTGCCTACATCCAGTCAAGACAAGCACTAAACTCTGTGGTGAAGATCACATCCAAAAAGAAGCACCCAGAACTGATCACGTTCAAGTTTGGCAGCAACAACTCAGCTGGAGTGGAGATATTGGCAGTTGAAAG ATATTTGATACCCAACGCAGGCGATGCCACCAAGGTCATCAAGCAGCAGATCATGAAAGTCCTAGATGCTCTGGAGAGCTCGTAA
- the tbc1d23 gene encoding TBC1 domain family member 23 isoform X2, whose protein sequence is MADAVEEALQGSWDQDLAEALDSGGSDMEMERSIIQVQESSAQHRAKMWKIALNVSGKGDSLSPWDGVLDLPEQTLIHNRSQQLIDQLEVSEEERSDMVSDVESVITFYCKSRNITFTPELSWPHLLKPLLGLQLPRSDLYNCFYAIMNKYIPRDCVPNGRPFHLYRLLLQYHEPELCSFLDTKKITPDSYAINWMGSLFSSHCLPDVTQALWDSYLQQADPFFIFFLMLIILVNAKETILAQEGDSKENIIKMLEASPSLLEGEDIEDLFSLAQYYQSKTPLSLRKMNQNLFGSSLVALKEEDTDLSQALCLPVSVPEILQANQQQQDGVRFFVVDCRPAEQYNAGHLSTAFHLDSDLMLQNPSEFALSVKSLLEAQKQSLESGSIASGEHLCFMGSGREEEDMYMNMVLAHFLQKNKEYVSIAKGGFMALQQHLVDMNVEGLDSSYVHWIVSTSGSHSSLSSADGDSLSSPGDGKGVKSLVNKMTFALKSKSVNVKEKMISFIENTSTPVDRHVSSSDRVGKPYRGVKPVFSIGDEEEYDTDEIDSSSMSDDDRKEIVNIQTWINKPDVKHHIPCNEVKETGHMFPSHLLITATHMYCLREIASRKGFAYIQSRQALNSVVKITSKKKHPELITFKFGSNNSAGVEILAVERYLIPNAGDATKVIKQQIMKVLDALESS, encoded by the exons ATCGCTCTAAATGTCTCCGGCAAAGGAGACAGCCTGTCTCCCTGGGATGGTGTCCTCGATTTACCCGAACAGACCCTCATTCACAACCGCAGCCAGCAGCTGATTG ACCAGCTGGAAGtatcagaggaggagaggagcgaCATGGTGTCCGATGTTGAGTCAGTCATCACTTTCTACTGCAAGTCCCGCAACATTACCTTCACCCCGGAGCTGAGCTGGCCGCACCTGCTCAAACCACTACTGGGGCTTCAGCTTCCCCGCAGCGACCTCTACAACTGCTTCTACGCCATCATGAACAAATACATCCCCAG GGACTGTGTGCCGAACGGCCGCCCCTTCCACCTATACAGACTACTGCTGCAGTACCACGAGCCAGAGCTCTGCTCCTTCTTGGACACCAAAAAGATCACACCTGACTCCTACGCCATCAACTGG ATGGGCAGTCTGTTTTCCAGCCACTGCCTTCCTGACGTCACCCAGGCCTTGTGGGACTCCTACCTCCAGCAGGCTGAccctttcttcatcttcttcctcaTGCTCATCATCCTCGTCAATGCCAA AGAGACCATCCTTGCACAAGAAGGAGACAGCAAAGAGAACATCATCA AAATGCTGGAAGCATCTCCATCCCTTCTGGAAGGTGAAGACATTGAAGATTTGTTTTCTCTGGCGCAGTATTACCAGAGCAAGACCCCTTTGTCTCTCAGAAAG ATGAACCAGAATCTGTTTGGTAGCAGCCTGGTGGCTCTGAAAGAAGAGGACACAGACCTGAGTCAGGCATTGTGTCTCCCCGTGTCTGTCCCCGAAATTCTGCAGgccaaccagcagcagcag GATGGGGTACGCTTCTTCGTGGTGGATTGTCGGCCCGCTGAGCAGTACAACGCGGGGCACCTGTCCACTGCCTTTCACCTGGACTCTGACCTG ATGCTCCAGAACCCATCTGAGTTTGCTCTCTCTGTGAAGTCGCTCTTGGAGGCACAGAAGCAGTCTTTGGAGTCAGGCTCCATCGCCAGTGGAGAGCACTTGTGCTTCATGGGCagtgggagagaggaggaggacatgtACATGAACATGGTGTTGGCCCATTTCCTGCAG aaaaacaaagaatacGTCAGCATTGCTAAAGGAGGTTTCATGG CTCTCCAGCAGCATCTGGTAGACATGAACGTCGAGGGCCTCGACTCCTCGTACGTCCACTGGATTGTCAGCACGTCGGGATCTCACAGCAGCCTCAGCTCTGCAGAT GGAGATTCTCTGAGCAGCCCTGGAGACGGTAAAGGAGTCAAGTCTTTGGTCAACAAAATGACGTTTGCTCTCAAGTCCAAGTCGGTAAACGTAAAGGAGAAGATGATCAGCTTCATTGAGAACACCTCCACTCCTGTAGACAG GCATGTAAGCAGCAGCGACCGTGTTGGCAAACCTTACCGGGGGGTGAAGCCTGTTTTCAGTATCGGTGACGAGGAGGAGTATGACACAG ATGAGATTGACAGCTCATCCATGTCAGACGATGACAGGAAGGAGATTGTCAACATTCAGACCTGGATAAACAAACCAGATGTAAAGCATCACATTCCGTGCAATGAGGTGAAAGAAACCGGTCACATGTTCCCGAG CCACCTGTTAATCACAGCCACTCACATGTACTGCCTGAGGGAGATCGCCTCAAGGAAAGGCTTTGCCTACATCCAGTCAAGACAAGCACTAAACTCTGTGGTGAAGATCACATCCAAAAAGAAGCACCCAGAACTGATCACGTTCAAGTTTGGCAGCAACAACTCAGCTGGAGTGGAGATATTGGCAGTTGAAAG ATATTTGATACCCAACGCAGGCGATGCCACCAAGGTCATCAAGCAGCAGATCATGAAAGTCCTAGATGCTCTGGAGAGCTCGTAA
- the tbc1d23 gene encoding TBC1 domain family member 23 isoform X3 — MEMERSIIQVQESSAQHRAKMWKIALNVSGKGDSLSPWDGVLDLPEQTLIHNRSQQLIDQLEVSEEERSDMVSDVESVITFYCKSRNITFTPELSWPHLLKPLLGLQLPRSDLYNCFYAIMNKYIPRDCVPNGRPFHLYRLLLQYHEPELCSFLDTKKITPDSYAINWMGSLFSSHCLPDVTQALWDSYLQQADPFFIFFLMLIILVNAKETILAQEGDSKENIIKMLEASPSLLEGEDIEDLFSLAQYYQSKTPLSLRKMNQNLFGSSLVALKEEDTDLSQALCLPVSVPEILQANQQQQDGVRFFVVDCRPAEQYNAGHLSTAFHLDSDLMLQNPSEFALSVKSLLEAQKQSLESGSIASGEHLCFMGSGREEEDMYMNMVLAHFLQKNKEYVSIAKGGFMALQQHLVDMNVEGLDSSYVHWIVSTSGSHSSLSSADGDSLSSPGDGKGVKSLVNKMTFALKSKSVNVKEKMISFIENTSTPVDRISFNLPWPEKVIPDRHVSSSDRVGKPYRGVKPVFSIGDEEEYDTDEIDSSSMSDDDRKEIVNIQTWINKPDVKHHIPCNEVKETGHMFPSHLLITATHMYCLREIASRKGFAYIQSRQALNSVVKITSKKKHPELITFKFGSNNSAGVEILAVERYLIPNAGDATKVIKQQIMKVLDALESS; from the exons ATCGCTCTAAATGTCTCCGGCAAAGGAGACAGCCTGTCTCCCTGGGATGGTGTCCTCGATTTACCCGAACAGACCCTCATTCACAACCGCAGCCAGCAGCTGATTG ACCAGCTGGAAGtatcagaggaggagaggagcgaCATGGTGTCCGATGTTGAGTCAGTCATCACTTTCTACTGCAAGTCCCGCAACATTACCTTCACCCCGGAGCTGAGCTGGCCGCACCTGCTCAAACCACTACTGGGGCTTCAGCTTCCCCGCAGCGACCTCTACAACTGCTTCTACGCCATCATGAACAAATACATCCCCAG GGACTGTGTGCCGAACGGCCGCCCCTTCCACCTATACAGACTACTGCTGCAGTACCACGAGCCAGAGCTCTGCTCCTTCTTGGACACCAAAAAGATCACACCTGACTCCTACGCCATCAACTGG ATGGGCAGTCTGTTTTCCAGCCACTGCCTTCCTGACGTCACCCAGGCCTTGTGGGACTCCTACCTCCAGCAGGCTGAccctttcttcatcttcttcctcaTGCTCATCATCCTCGTCAATGCCAA AGAGACCATCCTTGCACAAGAAGGAGACAGCAAAGAGAACATCATCA AAATGCTGGAAGCATCTCCATCCCTTCTGGAAGGTGAAGACATTGAAGATTTGTTTTCTCTGGCGCAGTATTACCAGAGCAAGACCCCTTTGTCTCTCAGAAAG ATGAACCAGAATCTGTTTGGTAGCAGCCTGGTGGCTCTGAAAGAAGAGGACACAGACCTGAGTCAGGCATTGTGTCTCCCCGTGTCTGTCCCCGAAATTCTGCAGgccaaccagcagcagcag GATGGGGTACGCTTCTTCGTGGTGGATTGTCGGCCCGCTGAGCAGTACAACGCGGGGCACCTGTCCACTGCCTTTCACCTGGACTCTGACCTG ATGCTCCAGAACCCATCTGAGTTTGCTCTCTCTGTGAAGTCGCTCTTGGAGGCACAGAAGCAGTCTTTGGAGTCAGGCTCCATCGCCAGTGGAGAGCACTTGTGCTTCATGGGCagtgggagagaggaggaggacatgtACATGAACATGGTGTTGGCCCATTTCCTGCAG aaaaacaaagaatacGTCAGCATTGCTAAAGGAGGTTTCATGG CTCTCCAGCAGCATCTGGTAGACATGAACGTCGAGGGCCTCGACTCCTCGTACGTCCACTGGATTGTCAGCACGTCGGGATCTCACAGCAGCCTCAGCTCTGCAGAT GGAGATTCTCTGAGCAGCCCTGGAGACGGTAAAGGAGTCAAGTCTTTGGTCAACAAAATGACGTTTGCTCTCAAGTCCAAGTCGGTAAACGTAAAGGAGAAGATGATCAGCTTCATTGAGAACACCTCCACTCCTGTAGACAG AATATCTTTCAATCTGCCCTGGCCAGAGAAGGTGATTCCTGATCG GCATGTAAGCAGCAGCGACCGTGTTGGCAAACCTTACCGGGGGGTGAAGCCTGTTTTCAGTATCGGTGACGAGGAGGAGTATGACACAG ATGAGATTGACAGCTCATCCATGTCAGACGATGACAGGAAGGAGATTGTCAACATTCAGACCTGGATAAACAAACCAGATGTAAAGCATCACATTCCGTGCAATGAGGTGAAAGAAACCGGTCACATGTTCCCGAG CCACCTGTTAATCACAGCCACTCACATGTACTGCCTGAGGGAGATCGCCTCAAGGAAAGGCTTTGCCTACATCCAGTCAAGACAAGCACTAAACTCTGTGGTGAAGATCACATCCAAAAAGAAGCACCCAGAACTGATCACGTTCAAGTTTGGCAGCAACAACTCAGCTGGAGTGGAGATATTGGCAGTTGAAAG ATATTTGATACCCAACGCAGGCGATGCCACCAAGGTCATCAAGCAGCAGATCATGAAAGTCCTAGATGCTCTGGAGAGCTCGTAA